The nucleotide window TACTCTTAAGACTGCTGAACATTTTGGAGTACAGTCTCAGTGTGTATCATGCTAGGAGCCATTTACAGGCAACAATATAACCTGAAGCTTTGTTTTGGCTGTTTGCCCCATAAAGGCAAAGTCCGCTAGCGCTGAAAGCTGTTCATGTAAAAAACAAGTGAGCCCTCTGCTTGATGTCAAGAAAAAAGTGAGCCCTCTGCTTAAACCAGGTCCATGCATGTAAACACCACTATCCTACTAgaaattatatgctcttgttgaTGCTATGGAATACCCCAAATTCATTTATATATGGGAATCGTAGATTTGTTGTTGATTCCAAATTGTTGTAATTCATACATCAAGAATGTTCCAGGCCGGCAGTGAAGCTGAAACTCTTACATGTTCAGCTAATTGGTGACAACGACACAACTTGGCACTTGGCTTAATGGGGAAGGAAAAGCTTGATCGGTTCAGTGGAAAGAGATGCAGTTGGTCTGGAAGATGTCTCTTAGTTGCAATCAAGTACTCCCTTCCccccgttccaaaataagtgactcaactttgtactagctttagtacaaagttagtacaaagttgagtcacttattttgggatgaaGGGAGTAGATACTTGGTATGCATACGAGTAAGTGATCACTTGATTACAGAATCAGGGTGCTAATTAGATGATTTCTTCACTAATTGCTGGACGAATTTCAATTTTTCATGTTCTGGCCTCATTTTCTGTGCTATTCGGATTTTCCATGCAAACAAGGAGACACTTTATGTCTGGTATACCAAAACTTTTATCACTTGGTTGTAAAATTATGGTGCTAATTACATAATGTCTTCACTAATTTCTGATAGATTTCAGTCGTTCAGACTCCGATATCATTTCTCTGTGCAATTTGGATTTTATCGAAAGAAAGGGACGCACAAGATGGGGTTTAGGGAATGGAATTTCTAGACAGCCTTACCCTTGCATAATACGCCTCTGCCACTGTGCTAGGCCGGTCGTTGGCTATTTCGATACATCGCAACAGGAAAAATACTTAATGCTGGTGTCCCAGAGCTTTACCTTTCCAATTTCATGCTCTTAGGATAGGTATAGCTGTCATCTCTGTTCAGTCCTGTGATTATTTGATTTTGTTGTGCAAACCTCTGATTTCTCTGCTTAGTATAAATTTTCTGTTCCACATTTCAGTTTAGGTTAAGGCACTGTGATGAATTGTGATAATCTTGTTTACTAAACCAGTTTTTGCTTACTTTTGTGTCTAATTTTCTATATCATATTATAATATAAGCACAACATGACACAATTCAGCAGACTACAAACGGAGTTTAAATATACAAACAATTGCtaatttatataaattattttccaCCTCCTTGCAACTTCGAACGTGCCTTGCGGACATGGTTACTTATGTGCCCGAGTGGCATGGTACGCTGAAAGCCTTCCTAATTTATTTCTCCAATCATCACATCAGAATTACTGCAAATATAGTAGGATTCATAAATTATCTTTTTCATAATAAAACCATAAATGACTTGTAACTTTTGTTGTTCCTTTTTGCAAGCCATCCTTTATTCCTTTTTACCACAATATTTTGCTATTTTTGTACATACAAGTATAATCCGTAAAGAAGTTCCTTGAACAATCATTCAGCTGCATCTTTGGCAGCAGTCTCGAACGCCCTCATGAATATGTTTGGAGGCTGACCACCACTGAGTTGATATTTTCCATTGATCTGAAATGAACAGCACAAAAAGATATCATGCACAAGTCACTAATAACTGGATAAGAGGTGAAAGGGACACTAACAGTAAAGTAGCTAATATTCATACCACAAAGTGAGGGACTCCAGAAATGCCAGAAGAGTACTTGTTGAGTTCTTCCTTAACCTTGTACCACCAGAAAACGGATTAAGAAGCTGCAGCCTTTTTCCCAAAATAACGATGGCCACCAGGAGCAACGGTGAGTAGAAAACATACCTCATCGACTCCTTTGCTAGGGTCCAGCAGAAGTTCTTCTGCTCCTTCTATGCCCACCTTTCTTGCAGCATCCATAAGAACTTGCCTTCACAGATTTGGAAAATGAATTTCACAAGACTGAAGACAACAGTGGTCAACATAGAAAGAAAGATTAAGGAAAAGAAAGTGCGGCAAGTTGATTAGAGGTTTACGTTTCCTCGAGTGAATGAAGCAACAAACAGCTTACTCTGGTAGCATGGGACAGTTTTAGTTCACAACTTTATCCTCTGTTGTTTTCAGATGCTATAATTCTATTCAGAGGTGTGGTGCAGCATGAAGACAGTGAATGGCGATTTTTTGTTTGTCAATACAGAAAACAAAATGATGCAGCACATGTAACAAATAAAAATGGGCACGCGTTATTTGCTTTTGCCTCATTATGAGTAACTCACATCTAGAGTAGAAAATGGTCATCAAAAACCATGTGTTAAAGGTGAATGTATCTGGCACAGGACTTGTAGCACAATTTCACCTCAATAATTGTCACATGCGAAGGTGTATTCTTAATATGATGTATTTATTTTGCTCGCAAACCCCCCCGGTATGTTCATTTAGCTAGTGCAATGAAATGTCCAGATTACAATACAGTTTCTTTCAGAGGAATAATGGGGCTTAAAAATCATTCCAAATCTTGTGCCATTAAAAACACAGAATATGCATAATGTGTCAGTACCAAAAGCAGTTGTCATACACAAAGGACACCAACAGGTCAACGCAGATTTATTGTAAATATAAAATGCATAAACTGTAGGATTAAGGTAAGAACAAAAATCGAAGAAGCAACAATGGTCATACTCATGGAATTTAACATGTACTCACCTATCACCAATATATTTTCCTTGGCAAAAATAACTGACGAATAATTCATCTACAAGAGCATTTTGTTTATCGTAGCCTTGGTGTCCGGCAAGTGTTATGAGCCTATGGCTGTCCATTGTATTCCCGCTGCATTACAATCTTTAAGTCAGTGCACTGAAGACCCATACACATGATGCAGGTGTATGGAACAGTTTAGAACCGATTCACTTACGTGAGTCCTGACATGTCATATTCAAAGCCAAGTCCTCGGAACATCTGCAAAAATAGGATGGCAACAGCTAAGTACACATTATATGCCATGTGAATAAATAACATGGTCAAGTTGAATGAGAGGACCTCTCTCATGCGAGCAGTTGCACGCTCAAACTGCACAGGGCCAAACTTGGTCTTGTAGAAATCAGATTTCTTGACACCTTCCTTAGGTGCATCAGGGTTCAGAAAAAATGGATGCCAACGAACCTATAAAGCAGAGACAGTTACACTAGCATAACACTGTGCTGATACGAACTGTGAAGTTAGATCATGGTAGTGATTTATTGAAGTGAAACCTCGAAATCGAACTTGTCCATGgtttgttccatagctttctcAAGATTCTTTTTCCCAACAAAGCACCAAGGGCACACTGTATCCGAGCTCACATCGATCTGAATGAGCTTCTTGCCAGTATTTGAAGCCATATGTTTAGCAAATCTACAATTGAACAAAGAAGTTATTGTCAAATTGGCTCGTAATTTGGCCTCCGAGAAAGCACTGACAGATCCACTTCAAGAAATGTGAATCTTTGAGGGGTATTCTCTTTCAAGAGAAAAGCTGAATTTCTGAAAGCTGAGAAGGTGCAAAAGCATTGCCAGGGCTTTGTTTCAGTACTCTTCCTGAAGAAGGCATTTTGACTCCTGAAGAAAGCTATAATTCACTTTGCCTAGGATCCAAAAACCCCTGACCAGAGACAGTCATACATATGTCAAAATAATGGATTGATCGCAGCTTTGCAAGTTTTTCTGGATTATTGCTCGGTTTTAAACCACCGAAAGTGATCTTGTGAAAAGAAAAACAATGCAGTTTGTTACAGTGCATATTTTCGCTAGCCACTTAAAACTAATACTCCTTCTTTTAAGATTTCCATTCTACGAATCCCTTCTTGGGCATCCGATGGCAATCGAATGGGAAATGGGGATTTATCACCACACTCGTTTCACTTATTGAAATCTAATTGACCATCGCTCCAATTAGACCTCAATGGCGTTCTCCCCACCCAGTGCAGCTGCCGGGAAAAAAAATCCGAGCTACAGTTTCAAGGCAAATCGCACTCCACTTTTCGCATCCTCAAGTAACAACAACCAGGAATTGCGCTTCGCCTGGAGGCGGAGTTCTTGCATCACCCAACCATGCCGTCCCCAAAGAAAGTACAGTCGCTTTTTTTTTCTTGGAGCAAATCCGCATGATGATTAACCGGAAAGAGACAAGTACTACTGCATACATAATACAGTATGAAAGAAGATGGAGAGGATTCTGAACCTGAGAGCTGTGGGCTTGGTGAGGAAGGGGGCGCGGATGGGGAGGAGGCGACTTGGCATACAAGTGAGAAAAAAATCTGCCCCTTCACTTGTGATCTGGGTATTGGTATCTGTTCGCGAGGCGAGGGGGAGGTGGCGGTAGGTGGGCAGAAAGAATAGGGAGGGTTGGCGTTGTTTGCTCGTGGACTTTTGTGTGCTTGGGAAGAGTTCCACTCCACGTCGTGGCTTTGAGCGGTAAACACGTGTTTGGCTCTCAAGCCAGCTCCAGAATCAGATTAGTTGTTGTGAAATGTCAACTAGTACACTTCTTTTTTCTCAATTTTTTTCCTACCAATTTTCTTTGCTCGCCTGTCTGTTCTTTCCTCAATTTTTTTTTCTTAAAAGGACTGAGATCTATAAAGGTTCATCAGAAATACAACGCATTTCAAACATGATAATAATTACAATGAGGATCATGCACCACAGAATGACCATTATCGCCATCAGAACGAGCCGCCGATGTGCCGCCGTCGTCGCTCTCATACCGGAACCGCCCTAACCTTGTTGATGATAACTGGAAAGTCTTTGTGCACGTGTTTGAGCTgtagtcgtcgtcgtcgtcgtcgtttaACAATTGAATCGATCTGAAGAACCTGACATCAAATCTAGTCGTCACGTACCCATGATGAGAAAATCTAacctcgcctcgccgccccgaGGAGCTGACATGAATATACAGCAGAGCTCCGTCTAATCCATCTCTACTAATGAACTTGAGAAGGATCGGAGCCTGAAAAATTGACTCGAATAAGAAGAGCCACCATCCACCGCCGCCTCTATGAGTATTAAAACCCTAAGCTATCTACTAGACGGAGCCGTGGCGAATTCATTGATTTGCTGACGAAGATCGAGAGGAGGAAGGCTTTGCGTGAGAGTGGAAAGAAATCCGATTTTGACTCAAAAGTCCTATTCTGATCCTGAGCTCAAATGCTCCGTGATGAATAGTAAAATCGACAAAATAGTAAAAACAATAAAAAAACTGAAAAATTCTGTGGTAAATTTTGACAAATTTTTGTATGCTTTCAAAATTTGAGCACGAAATGATATTCGTGAAAGGcgtggcaaaaaagacaaaatcagcacttcaattttttttcaaaacttgcattttTGGAGCATCGATTTTTTCCCACGACTTCCACGAATGTCATTTTGTGCTGAAAATTTGTAGGCATACAAAACATTTATCAAAGTTTACCACAAAAAAATTAGATTATTTTGATTATTTTACTATTTTTTTTCCGGTTTACTGTTCATTAGGGAGCATTTGAGCTCGGGAACATATAGTTCATATCCATTTTGTCTCAACTTGTTTTATTTTTGACAGTTCAGTTCATTTTCTCATATTGATGATCATTCCTACAAAATTGTTAATTCATAGCTTATTAGCCTCACTTGATGGTTTGCAAGTGCTTTTATAATTCAATGAAGCCGTTGTTAGCCAAACATTTGTCCATGGGTTATGAAAACATGATGGGTAAATTGAGTTATTGAAACAAAATTAAACGATAGACATATTCGAATTCTCAACACATAAGATGATGCActctctttctttctttccaGTCTACATATAAAATTTGATTTAAGTCACACTTTGTAAAGTTTGATTGACTTTTATAcgaaaaaatatcaacattcacaatatgaaatcaatattattaGATGCACCATGAAAATTAATTTGCATACTATATAGCTTcagtattgtagatgttgatattttttaatatgaatttggtcaaactttgcgTAATTTGACTTCAAAAAAAATCTTATATGCGGAACATAGGGAGTTTATTGACTTCTCGATGCAAAAGGCACACAAAAGATGAAGTACATTAAACCAGCGAAATTCCCCTAAAGATCTTGGATGACTCACCAAAGCACAAAAGATAGTTAGAAAAAAATCGTATGTGAAAATAAGTTCCACACAATTGGGCCATCCTAGACATGAAACTAGAAACTTACCCACTCACTCCCGAGCTAAATTTTCTCTTCTCATCCATCCACATCACCATCTTATCAAAAACAAATtgcggagggggggggggggggggtgggcaTCTTATCAACTGGAGGAATTGGGCCCACAATCTCTACCTCCTTTGGTGATTTCTATCCAGTGAGATTGTGATTTTCTTTTTTGAGATTCCGAGAGACTGAGACGTGGTGATTTTGACCCCCTAATTTACTCTTTCAGATTTCAGTTACCATTTCCCCATTTTCTAAAGAAGTGAGAATTTTCTTTTCATGTGCAGGCGTTCGCAAGCTCCCATTAGAATTTTTTCCCAAATATTTAGGAACGTAATCTTCATGCAATCTAATGAACGATTAAAATCATATGACAACTCTGCTTCAAAAATATTATTTCATTGTAGCTATGCATGATTAGTTCCTACATGAAATGTGCGTTAGTTTCTCAGTTTTTAAAATACCATGGTATTTCAAAACttcggtattgcaatgcttgggaAATGAATACTACAATTTTTTAAAAACTGCAATTTTCTAAGTTTTAGGAAAACTACTGATATGTTTGGCTGGTGTTGTTTCACTATAGTTTTGACCGATAGTTACACAACTTAATCTAACTTACACCTTCGGAGCTACACACACCAGATCAATCAGTCTGTGCTAACGACCGCCCGGCTGCATGCATCGTTGTACGGCATTCTAATCGCTGAGCTAGGAAGTTGCGGACGTGATCGGCCCTAGTTAACTACAAAGAATAGGAATCAGTATCCTGTTTAACTAGGGTGGTGCACGCGATGGAGAGGAATGAATCAATACTACGAAAGAGGATACTGCCATGAGGTTAGTTATGATTAAAAACCAAGCTGCGCGGTAGTGAACGAGCGTCTTTTCCACAGTTTGAGAAAAAAGAGGTCCGGACCTCTTTTTTAAATACTCCAAAAAAACCACGGTATCAACAATACCACAATTTATGAAACTACACTTTTTGGTATAGCCAAACACCTCAAAGTATTTAAAATTACAGTTTTTAAAAAACCATGGTATTCTAATAATACTTTGGAAATACTTTACATCCAAACGAGACCTAAGTGTTTCTCAAACCAGGgtcatgtaacgccctcgatgcggctatatctcctacgtgtcgaagcacgacttagaggcataaccgcattgaaagcaatgtcgcaagtgaggtaatcttcacacaacccatgtaatacataagggaaagagatacatagttggcttacaatcgccacttcacacaattacatgaataaagcattacatcatacagatacacacaaggttcgactacggaaccaaaataaaagaagactaccccaaatgctacacagatccccgatcgtcccaactgggctccactactgatcaactagcacgaaacaacacaaaggacaagatcttcatcgagctcctccttgagcttggttgcgtcacctgctcggttaCATCGGCActtgcaaactggttttggaagtatctgtgagtcacggggactcagcaatctcacacccttgcgatcaagactatttaagcttataggaagggtaaaaaggtatgatgtggagctgcagcaagcgactagcatatatggtggctaacatacgcaaatgagagcgagaagagaaggcaaaagcacggtcgaacaactatgatcaagaagtgatcctagaacaacctacgtcaagcataagtccaacaccgtgttcactttccggactccgccgagaagagaccatcacggttacacacgcggttggtgtattttaattaaggtcaacttcaggttttctacaacaggacattaacaaattaccatctgcccataaccgcgggcacggctttcgaaaattcaaaaccccgcaggggtgtcccaacttagcccatcacaagctctcacggtcaacgaaggatattccttctagcgggaagacccgatcagactcggaatcccggttacaggacatttcgacaatggtaaaacaagaccagcaaagccacccgaatgtgccgacaaatcctgataggagctgcacatatctctgtcgcagggcacaccggattgtccaaggttccggtaggccagcctagagttgaccctggtggccaccggcagctgacaggttggaccaacactcagaggagcactggcccgggggtttaaataaagatgacacttggggcaggcctacccaagggaaagaaaaggcacttggtgtcgtggtacttggggtcttcggactttccggtcccgttcttgcgacggtagtcgttcacgttcgttcggagaggtacttgattgttagagttataatataagtcatgtacccctttgtatttatcccgttgtataaggggtttcctgcatatgttccacacctgtacatgtatatatatatcggCCTATGGCCTCATGAGAATACAAGTTGCCTATTCCTAACATTGATGACTCCAACGTCTTCGGGgtgacggtagtggtacacacgacgtcggggtacttgtcggtccggtctTGGCGGCGTAGATGTACGCGTTGTCGGGGTACTTGTCACATCATCGGGTGTAGTTGTACATGAGGGTCTTGACGAATCCGAAGGGGTACTTGACGGGTCCGGCCTTGGCGATTCAGGTTTCGTAGTGTCCTGGTACTTGATGCTTGGGATTGATTCCATGGTTGCATGCATCCACGGCAACACAGCACAGATGCAAAGAGGCAACGACTTGGCATGGTTTCGGTGGTCGAA belongs to Triticum urartu cultivar G1812 chromosome 7, Tu2.1, whole genome shotgun sequence and includes:
- the LOC125523267 gene encoding uncharacterized protein YwbO isoform X2, whose amino-acid sequence is MPSRLLPIRAPFLTKPTALRFAKHMASNTGKKLIQIDVSSDTVCPWCFVGKKNLEKAMEQTMDKFDFEVRWHPFFLNPDAPKEGVKKSDFYKTKFGPVQFERATARMREMFRGLGFEYDMSGLTGNTMDSHRLITLAGHQGYDKQNALVDELFVSYFCQGKYIGDRQVLMDAARKVGIEGAEELLLDPSKGVDEVKEELNKYSSGISGVPHFVINGKYQLSGGQPPNIFMRAFETAAKDAAE
- the LOC125523267 gene encoding uncharacterized protein YwbO isoform X1 translates to MPSRLLPIRAPFLTKPTALRGFWILGKVNYSFLQESKCLLQEEFAKHMASNTGKKLIQIDVSSDTVCPWCFVGKKNLEKAMEQTMDKFDFEVRWHPFFLNPDAPKEGVKKSDFYKTKFGPVQFERATARMREMFRGLGFEYDMSGLTGNTMDSHRLITLAGHQGYDKQNALVDELFVSYFCQGKYIGDRQVLMDAARKVGIEGAEELLLDPSKGVDEVKEELNKYSSGISGVPHFVINGKYQLSGGQPPNIFMRAFETAAKDAAE